The Lysinibacillus pakistanensis genome includes a window with the following:
- a CDS encoding DUF58 domain-containing protein, which produces MTQKIILPEDWLAKISRFQLATASKLRGQHKGSHRSQRFGASLDFSDFREYHLGDDVRQVDWNVFARTDKYFIKRFLDEQEMRVHILLDTTKSMGDDTKWTFARQIVASLGLMVLGRDDRLSFSFVQDEIKPPFRRKGAMYRRAFLQVITEIQEADSTGSFAQGALRALPKDSTVLFIVTDGLESIEEWEQLLKRLPRYAGDVRILQIVTEEELSPNYTGDVRLLDRETGKDVNVTMSSKVLDAYMARRLLHEEEFEAICRRFGVRKLQLKVEDGLQHAIFQQLLKAHWIR; this is translated from the coding sequence GTGACGCAAAAAATAATATTGCCTGAAGATTGGTTAGCGAAAATTAGTCGCTTCCAATTAGCGACGGCCTCCAAATTGCGAGGGCAGCATAAAGGCTCGCACCGTTCGCAGCGCTTCGGGGCATCACTCGATTTCTCAGATTTTCGTGAATATCACTTAGGTGATGATGTACGGCAGGTCGATTGGAACGTATTTGCAAGAACGGATAAATACTTTATAAAAAGATTTTTAGATGAACAAGAGATGCGTGTACACATTTTGCTAGATACCACTAAATCCATGGGGGATGATACTAAATGGACATTTGCTCGTCAAATTGTTGCTTCTCTTGGTTTAATGGTGCTTGGTCGTGACGATCGTTTATCCTTTTCTTTTGTACAAGATGAGATAAAGCCGCCATTTCGCCGTAAAGGCGCTATGTATCGACGCGCTTTTTTACAAGTCATAACGGAAATACAAGAAGCTGATTCCACAGGAAGCTTTGCACAGGGAGCTTTAAGAGCATTACCAAAAGATAGTACAGTGCTATTTATTGTTACAGATGGACTAGAGTCAATTGAGGAATGGGAGCAACTGTTAAAAAGATTACCGCGATATGCAGGGGATGTCCGTATATTACAAATTGTCACGGAGGAGGAGCTCTCTCCTAATTACACTGGTGATGTCCGCCTATTAGATCGTGAGACTGGCAAAGATGTCAACGTTACAATGTCCTCTAAAGTTTTAGACGCATATATGGCACGACGTTTATTGCATGAAGAGGAATTCGAAGCTATTTGTCGACGCTTTGGTGTTCGAAAATTACAGCTTAAAGTGGAGGATGGATTACAGCATGCCATCTTTCAGCAATTATTAAAAGCACATTGGATTAGGTGA